A window of Hymenobacter siberiensis genomic DNA:
AAGGCACTAAACGAAAGCAGAGGTGATGGACCAAAAGCAAGCTTGTTCATTAAAGTGGCCGCGGAGTAGATGCCCGTCAGGTGAATATGTGGCGAGGCGCTGAGGGCATATAGGCACACCAACGAGCACACAAAGAAAAACCCCCATGTAAACGCTTGGTTTACATGGGGGTTTTTCTTTGTAGCGCTCCCTCCTGGGCTCGAACCAGGGACCCTCTGATTAACAGTCAGATGCTCTAACCGGCTGAGCTAAGGAAGCTTTTTTCTAGCCGAAACACCGGTTGTTGTTGTTTCGGAGTGCAAACTTACAACGGGCTATTAAAGAAACGCAAGCCTTCGCCCATTTTTTTTCAAAAAAATATGCGCCGGCTCAGTTCGTAATATTGAGAATATTGCCTTGCAGACTGGTACTGTATTGTTTAAGTGGCCGCGGGGCGGGGCCGCCCGTTATTTGCCCCTGCAAATCAAATTGCGAGTTGCAGCACGAATCGCGCATAAAAAGCCGCGACTTGTCCAGGCTGACCGTCGCGCAGGCATCGTACGGGCGGTAAGGGCAGTTGCGCTCGAAGGCTAAATAGCTGTTTGCGTTCTGACGCACGACGATGACGCCTTTTACGCCACCGGTACCAGCCGGGCCCTGCACGGGCAGCGTCACGGCCCCGTTATTGGCACGTAGGTTCACGTACTCTTGGTTGGTGAGCACCAGGCTCAGGTTTACCGGGGCGTAGGGAATGAGCGGCTGGTCATCGTTTTTAGCGCCGCATGCTGCTGTGCCTAGCAT
This region includes:
- a CDS encoding Rieske (2Fe-2S) protein; amino-acid sequence: MLGTAACGAKNDDQPLIPYAPVNLSLVLTNQEYVNLRANNGAVTLPVQGPAGTGGVKGVIVVRQNANSYLAFERNCPYRPYDACATVSLDKSRLFMRDSCCNSQFDLQGQITGGPAPRPLKQYSTSLQGNILNITN